One window of the Thunnus albacares chromosome 3, fThuAlb1.1, whole genome shotgun sequence genome contains the following:
- the naf1 gene encoding H/ACA ribonucleoprotein complex non-core subunit NAF1, giving the protein MEEKLSQENGQISPTLKEEEEEMEVTVSTQLEHLIVTPDSTDTSSNTQMHPKEPGDVHTDSTAAMPSLVSVCKTENYDDGDSEDSDSDSSSSSSSSSSSSSSSSSSPSALVFEEEDDEGFSQPAPIKTRDEVLLEELPAAEEVCVSLPEDAELQPVGTVSSILQQLVIIQSLKDTPPLTDDSIIFRSDKLAIGKVFEVFGPVSSPLYILRFNSAEQISSKGLTEGQTVYYAPTIKEYTGYILTQQLKLFKGSDASWKNDQEPPEEALDYSDDEKEQEAKRKVKNSKKKRDNNKTDNPAHITQNTSQHQQHQHDVKDFPPRHAGAPFRHQNPRNKHPPVRHTHTPPRHTHPPPRHMNISPMYLPPPCPYPPPPPLPPHHFPPPNFPLYPPPPPSFFNPSFSSPLWPPNAVPFSDLPPPPPPPQ; this is encoded by the exons ATGGAGGAAAAGCTATCACAGGAGAATGGACAGATATCACCAACACtcaaggaagaggaagaggagatggaggtTACCGTGAGCACACAACTAGAACATCTGATCGTAACACCAGACAGCACAGACACgtcatcaaacacacaaatgcatccAAAGGAACCGGGTGACGTACATACAGACTCAACAGCAGCAATGCCTTCTTTAGTCAGTGTGTGTAAGACAGAGAACTATGATGACGGCGATTCAGAAGATTCAGACAG TGAcagctcttcctcttcctcctcctcttcttcttcctcctcctcctcctcctcttctccatctgcTCTCGTGTttgaggaggaagatgatgaggGTTTCAGCCAACCAGCCCCCATCAAAACCAGAGATGAAGTCCTGCTTGAG GAGCTGCCAGCAGcggaggaggtgtgtgtgtcgTTACCAGAAGACGCAGAACTGCAGCCAGTTGGAACAGTCTCTAGTATTCTGCAGCAGCTGg TTATCATCCAGTCTCTGAAAGACACGCCCCCTCTGACCGACGACAGCATCATCTTTCGATCTGATAAGCTGGCTATAGGCAAG GTGTTTGAAGTGTTCGGTCCAGTGTCCAGTCCGCTGTATATTCTGCGTTTTAACTCTGCAGAACAGATAAGCAGCAAGGGGCTGACAGAGGGACAGACTGTTTATTACGCACCGACCATTAAAGAGTACACAGGATATATCCTCACACAACAGCTTAAAct ttttaagGGATCTGATGCATCCTGGAAAAATGACCAAGAGCCACCAGAAGAG gcTTTAGATTACAGCGATGATGAGAAAGAGCAGGAAGCCAAGAGGAAAGTGAAAAACTCCAAAAAGAAGAGGGACAATAACAAAACAG ATAATCCCGCCCACATTACCCAGAACACCTCgcagcatcagcagcatcaGCATGACGTCAAGGATTTCCCGCCAAGACACGCAGGAGCTCCGTTCAGGCACCAGAACCCGAGAAACAAACACCCACCAgtccgacacacacacactccacccagacacacacacccgccGCCTAGACATATGAATATCTCCCCCATGTACCTCCCTCCTCCCTGCCCAtatcctccccctcctccactcCCTCCTCATCATTTTCCCCCACCCAACTTCCCTCtctaccctcctcctcctccatccttctTCAATCcgtctttctcctctcctctctggccACCAAACGCTGTCCCCTTCTCTgatctcccccctcctcctcccccacctcaGTGA